One Spirochaeta africana DSM 8902 genomic window carries:
- a CDS encoding DUF503 domain-containing protein, which produces MMVVSMLQVIIEFPGVTSIKEKRRSLVSLKSKLMHKFKLSAAEVDLQQSLQFGQIGCAYVSNKQSLGESVLHKALDFLETAAPGRVHDFQIYSEIYT; this is translated from the coding sequence ATGATGGTGGTATCCATGCTGCAGGTGATTATCGAGTTCCCCGGGGTAACCAGCATCAAGGAAAAACGACGTTCGCTGGTCAGTCTGAAGAGCAAATTGATGCACAAGTTCAAATTGTCGGCGGCCGAGGTTGACCTGCAGCAAAGTCTGCAGTTCGGACAGATAGGGTGTGCGTATGTCAGCAACAAGCAGTCTCTGGGAGAATCGGTTCTGCACAAGGCTCTCGATTTCCTGGAAACCGCAGCCCCGGGCAGGGTACACGATTTCCAGATCTACAGCGAGATTTATACCTAA
- a CDS encoding late competence development ComFB family protein — translation MKVRNILEDEVFRVIKEIADEDQCSSSPHFATTDQCRVDAACYVLNRLPPRYVSSGRGQAYADTEFSLNPQLEADILSLVHEGLRRVTTIRRAYYTGDASSQTDMPALAYHFPVIKGRLLHGLSFEPVGDVEIELHIDGSKAAMIDQNWQNPYPVASQTNGSYAFWPRISAADSADTVREFACELQVLGERYEPLRHHFTLCLHPRVTKPEDLFGGPDHRVPDMYLLPEA, via the coding sequence ATGAAGGTTCGTAACATACTCGAGGACGAGGTGTTTCGCGTCATCAAGGAAATTGCTGACGAGGATCAATGTTCAAGCTCCCCGCATTTTGCTACCACCGATCAGTGCCGGGTTGATGCCGCCTGTTACGTGCTGAACCGTTTACCGCCGCGGTATGTAAGTTCAGGGCGCGGGCAGGCGTACGCCGATACCGAGTTTTCCCTGAATCCCCAGCTGGAGGCGGACATTCTGTCGCTGGTACATGAAGGGCTGCGCAGGGTTACCACAATCCGGCGTGCCTACTATACCGGGGATGCCTCCAGCCAGACCGACATGCCTGCGCTGGCCTACCACTTCCCGGTAATCAAGGGGCGGTTACTGCATGGCCTCAGTTTTGAACCGGTCGGGGATGTGGAGATCGAACTGCATATCGATGGCAGTAAAGCTGCGATGATTGACCAGAACTGGCAGAATCCCTACCCGGTGGCCAGTCAGACCAACGGATCCTATGCTTTCTGGCCGAGGATCTCCGCCGCTGACTCAGCCGACACTGTACGGGAATTTGCGTGTGAACTGCAGGTGCTCGGTGAGCGCTATGAACCGCTCCGGCACCATTTCACCCTGTGTCTGCATCCACGCGTTACCAAGCCGGAGGATCTGTTTGGCGGTCCGGATCATCGGGTCCCTGACATGTATCTGCTGCCGGAGGCTTAG
- a CDS encoding phospholipase D family protein, whose amino-acid sequence MPATHVRPTVISPVAARTGVIAGFAAGIQETLDQGESAVHLIPDNLDALHWRIAMMQGAEQTLDLQYFLWEDDYSGYLLLHELLKAADRGVQVRLLLDDIFLDFSHRTVAAIQQHPNIEVRVYNPVVNRRSVTGTAFRFALNVIQLNRRMHNKLMIADGSLALVGSRNIGDSYFGFDPDYNFRDLDAVTVGPVLQDMMYSFDHYWNTRYAIDATDLYLTSRSRHLGAVRRVAMTRSGQHPDRAAAALPQTPRAWLTERARGFHPGQVTYIYDHPSDRHDRTVLQELPEFLSPIEQQLRIVTPYFLPNDFGMDLIQDKLARNVQVQVIVPSLGSINHTIVHSHYRSFRPRILEMGVDLYEYQHQPGYAGRHHADSGSVEADFISMHMKTLLGDSNRAYIGSLNLNHRSLYTDTENGLLILSDSLGQELELLLADMATPEESWQLALENGRVLWMTDEATLQNPPTRSPLQHIPYFWGALLPIRGFL is encoded by the coding sequence ATGCCTGCAACCCATGTACGCCCGACGGTAATCTCCCCGGTTGCGGCCCGCACGGGAGTTATCGCCGGGTTTGCTGCCGGGATACAGGAAACCCTGGACCAGGGTGAATCTGCGGTTCACCTGATCCCTGATAACCTTGATGCCCTGCACTGGCGGATTGCCATGATGCAGGGGGCCGAGCAGACCCTGGATTTGCAATATTTTCTATGGGAGGATGACTATTCCGGGTATCTGCTGCTTCACGAGCTCCTGAAGGCAGCTGATCGCGGTGTTCAGGTGCGACTGCTGCTTGATGATATCTTCCTTGATTTTTCGCACCGAACGGTAGCGGCAATCCAACAGCATCCCAATATCGAGGTACGGGTGTACAACCCGGTGGTGAACCGTCGCAGCGTTACCGGTACTGCCTTTCGTTTTGCATTGAATGTTATCCAGCTCAACCGCCGGATGCACAACAAGCTTATGATTGCCGACGGCAGTCTCGCGCTTGTCGGGAGCCGCAATATCGGTGACAGCTATTTCGGGTTTGATCCGGACTACAACTTCCGTGATCTCGATGCGGTAACCGTCGGACCGGTTTTGCAGGATATGATGTACTCCTTTGATCATTACTGGAACACCCGCTATGCCATCGATGCCACCGACCTGTATCTTACCTCCCGTTCCCGCCATCTCGGGGCGGTGCGTCGTGTCGCAATGACACGATCCGGACAGCATCCGGATCGTGCTGCAGCCGCTCTGCCGCAGACACCACGCGCGTGGCTGACAGAACGTGCCAGGGGGTTTCATCCCGGGCAGGTGACATATATCTACGATCACCCTTCCGATCGTCATGATCGTACCGTGCTGCAGGAACTGCCCGAGTTTCTATCCCCGATAGAGCAGCAGCTGCGTATCGTTACCCCATATTTCCTGCCGAACGATTTTGGTATGGATCTGATTCAGGACAAGCTGGCGAGGAATGTGCAGGTTCAGGTGATCGTGCCGTCACTGGGCAGCATCAATCATACCATCGTGCACAGCCATTATCGTTCGTTCCGCCCGCGCATCCTGGAAATGGGGGTTGACCTGTATGAATATCAGCACCAGCCAGGCTATGCCGGACGACATCATGCAGACAGCGGCAGCGTCGAAGCGGATTTCATCAGCATGCACATGAAAACCCTGCTTGGGGACTCCAATCGAGCCTATATCGGCTCACTGAACCTGAACCATCGATCGCTGTATACCGATACCGAGAACGGGCTGCTTATCCTTTCTGACTCGTTGGGGCAGGAACTGGAACTGCTGCTTGCCGACATGGCAACCCCGGAGGAATCATGGCAGCTGGCCCTGGAGAACGGCAGGGTACTCTGGATGACCGATGAGGCAACACTTCAGAATCCACCGACCCGATCACCACTGCAGCATATCCCGTACTTCTGGGGTGCACTGCTGCCTATTCGGGGTTTTCTGTAA
- a CDS encoding gamma-glutamyl-gamma-aminobutyrate hydrolase family protein encodes MISWPFRQTSRPVIGITQPSRFTNPDFLAVACAVWLAGGRPRILTHRYPDPFPEIHGLILGGGRDIFPPFFREIRKKGYQYDFDRDAMEMTYLGYAETHALPVLGICRGAQLINVFHNGTLHMKLKASFRHSHYPSHPLRQAVFRKPIQISTASMLHRIIKTSSCRVNSLHSQAINEVGDGLVVAARESNGMIQAIEDPSADFLLGVQFHPELLIHRRPFRRLFGSFVAAAARFRDQQHFRVS; translated from the coding sequence ATGATATCGTGGCCCTTTCGGCAAACCTCACGTCCGGTTATCGGAATTACCCAACCCAGCAGGTTTACCAACCCGGATTTTCTCGCGGTTGCCTGTGCGGTATGGCTTGCTGGCGGTCGACCGCGAATCCTTACGCATCGCTACCCTGATCCCTTCCCGGAGATCCACGGTCTGATACTTGGTGGCGGCCGTGACATCTTTCCCCCGTTCTTCCGGGAGATCCGTAAAAAAGGCTACCAGTACGATTTTGACCGCGATGCCATGGAGATGACCTATCTTGGCTATGCAGAGACACATGCCCTGCCGGTACTCGGGATATGCCGCGGAGCGCAGCTGATAAATGTCTTTCACAATGGCACCCTGCACATGAAACTGAAGGCGTCATTCCGCCACTCACATTATCCCAGCCACCCGTTGCGCCAGGCGGTGTTTCGAAAACCGATCCAGATCAGTACTGCCAGCATGCTGCATCGCATCATCAAGACCTCCAGCTGCAGGGTCAACTCGCTGCATTCCCAGGCCATCAATGAGGTCGGGGACGGCCTGGTTGTAGCAGCCAGGGAATCGAATGGCATGATCCAGGCAATAGAGGATCCGTCAGCAGATTTCCTGCTGGGTGTGCAGTTCCACCCTGAATTGCTGATTCATCGCCGTCCCTTCCGGCGGCTGTTTGGCAGTTTTGTAGCTGCAGCTGCCAGATTCCGTGATCAGCAGCACTTCCGGGTATCATGA
- a CDS encoding ATP-grasp domain-containing protein produces MMALVIAHSLGKQGVEVISCDDVDLTVMSFSRYVTKTFVHAPIKDDPQQFLDDLEEKIRRFAPKDDRPYVLMPVFRETELLAQHRERFEPLITLAAPDYSAIRQVHPKDRLLATARSLQVHIPQTWDPGNKQELEELLPTISFPVLIKPTDQVGGRGILKVNNPSQLRREFAASADRYRHPPLVQQLVGGDDYCLTVLYEKGQRKASMAYRNIHRFPAESGAGSFRETVSDEPFLPVADALFGPLGWNGIAELDFRWDGTATPYLIEVNPRFWAGLFQSVASGIDFPYALYRLAVTGHAPEPNAATIGQRTKIPGLWLFGAVRSIAESDKQYTSLSEAWQKTQDKIRNREIRELFRSLQESSSRRSSLGSTLALLRRVIRQGRSAKNDIFFRDDPFVVLGVLFVMASLIRHRRLPPEVTRR; encoded by the coding sequence ATGATGGCACTGGTCATCGCCCACTCCCTTGGCAAACAGGGAGTAGAGGTAATCAGCTGCGATGATGTCGATCTTACCGTAATGAGCTTTTCCCGCTACGTAACCAAAACCTTCGTCCATGCGCCGATCAAGGATGATCCACAACAGTTTCTGGATGATCTGGAAGAAAAGATTCGCCGCTTTGCCCCGAAGGATGATCGCCCCTATGTGCTGATGCCGGTCTTTCGGGAAACCGAGCTGCTGGCGCAGCACCGTGAGCGATTTGAGCCACTGATAACACTGGCAGCTCCGGATTATAGCGCTATTCGCCAGGTGCATCCCAAGGATCGGCTGCTGGCTACCGCACGCTCCTTGCAGGTCCATATCCCGCAGACATGGGATCCCGGCAACAAACAGGAGCTGGAGGAACTGCTGCCGACTATCTCTTTTCCCGTCCTGATCAAGCCAACCGACCAGGTCGGCGGACGTGGAATCCTCAAGGTGAACAATCCTTCGCAGCTCAGACGGGAGTTTGCAGCCTCTGCTGATCGCTACCGACATCCTCCCCTGGTTCAGCAGCTGGTAGGCGGTGATGATTATTGCCTGACCGTGTTGTACGAAAAAGGTCAGCGCAAAGCCAGTATGGCATACCGGAATATTCATCGCTTCCCGGCTGAATCCGGCGCCGGCAGCTTTCGGGAAACCGTGAGTGACGAACCCTTTCTGCCGGTCGCCGATGCGTTATTCGGTCCGCTCGGCTGGAACGGAATTGCCGAACTCGATTTCCGGTGGGACGGCACTGCAACCCCGTATCTGATCGAGGTGAATCCCCGATTCTGGGCGGGGCTGTTTCAGTCGGTAGCATCCGGGATAGACTTCCCCTATGCCCTGTATCGTCTGGCGGTAACCGGACATGCTCCGGAGCCGAATGCCGCGACTATTGGCCAGCGAACCAAAATCCCGGGGTTATGGCTTTTCGGGGCGGTACGCAGCATAGCGGAATCCGACAAGCAGTACACCAGCCTGAGTGAGGCCTGGCAAAAAACCCAGGACAAGATCCGCAACCGGGAAATACGTGAACTCTTTCGCAGCCTGCAGGAAAGCTCGAGTCGTCGCTCCAGTCTCGGCAGCACCCTGGCACTTCTCCGCAGGGTTATCCGTCAGGGGCGCTCGGCGAAAAACGACATTTTTTTCCGCGATGATCCCTTTGTGGTGCTTGGGGTGCTGTTTGTTATGGCCTCACTGATTCGTCACCGGAGACTGCCGCCGGAGGTGACCAGACGATGA
- a CDS encoding caspase family protein, producing the protein MNAHRFHDSFRTFRCFRTLLVVVLAIVCTTVASAQTAPVRRIGMFIGANDGGRSRVTLRWAAEDARRMAQVMNELGSIAPADTYYLADPEVDQVRSDLRRLTERVESIAPAARRVEFVFYYSGHSDDQGLLIGDSRLPYRELRELIQGVGADVTVAIVDGCESGAFTRLKGGDRVQPFLTDESADMTGFAFLTSSSDSEASQESDRIQASFFTHFVVSGLRGAADTTQSGRVTLNELYHYAFRETLAMTSSTTAGPQHPSYDIQLTGTGDIVLTDISRPEGALRFASGLSGRVLIRSAAGNIISEFHTSGSSARILAVPPGSYEIIISEQNTSLRGDFQVARHGTTEVALRDLVPMRREITRLRGSGEEAGGFRFAAGVFPPLEWEWSIGELHPQDINLGLSAVSSRVRNTAGFNLSGIHSSLSGNNTGLQISGVAATIAGNSHGMAVSGIFQDIGGNSLGISVSGLYSVIAGTSVGLQASGIYTQSARTIGVQAAPFNRSDKVTGGQIGLFNQAGTVYGTQIGLVNVADDVYGVPIGLINIIHNGINDVTIWFEDDELIKLGVRNGTRHVYSLFFLGLDREDSWRELDHLIIGAGAGLRVNLPGPFVVDSDLSVARAARGSETQYRISSLVTPGEALVFPVLRISAGIHFGRLGFYAGASIYGDPGLSGQAVRESRYHISEDPAHLATPWGEIGLHPQFFTGFTF; encoded by the coding sequence ATGAACGCACACCGCTTCCACGACAGCTTTCGCACCTTTCGGTGTTTCCGTACTCTGCTGGTGGTGGTATTGGCGATCGTCTGTACTACCGTTGCCAGTGCGCAGACTGCTCCGGTTCGGCGAATCGGCATGTTTATTGGTGCGAACGATGGCGGCCGCTCCCGGGTGACCCTGCGCTGGGCAGCCGAGGATGCCCGCCGCATGGCCCAGGTGATGAATGAACTTGGCAGCATCGCACCGGCTGACACCTACTACCTGGCCGATCCGGAGGTAGACCAGGTTCGCTCGGATCTGAGGAGACTGACCGAACGGGTGGAATCCATCGCTCCAGCAGCGCGCCGGGTGGAGTTTGTGTTCTATTACAGCGGCCACTCGGATGATCAGGGGCTCCTGATTGGGGATTCCAGATTGCCCTATCGTGAGCTGCGAGAATTGATACAGGGGGTCGGTGCAGATGTAACTGTGGCGATCGTAGACGGCTGCGAATCTGGTGCATTTACCCGCCTGAAAGGTGGCGACCGGGTGCAGCCCTTTTTGACCGATGAGTCAGCCGATATGACCGGTTTTGCGTTTTTGACATCCAGTAGCGACAGCGAGGCCAGTCAGGAATCCGATCGTATTCAGGCCTCATTCTTTACCCACTTCGTTGTTTCCGGACTCCGTGGCGCCGCCGACACTACACAAAGCGGACGCGTAACCCTGAATGAACTGTATCACTACGCGTTTCGCGAAACACTGGCGATGACCTCCAGTACCACGGCCGGACCACAGCATCCAAGCTATGATATCCAGCTGACCGGCACGGGCGATATTGTCCTTACCGACATTTCGCGACCCGAAGGTGCCTTGCGCTTCGCCTCCGGTCTTTCCGGACGCGTGCTGATCCGCAGTGCTGCTGGCAATATCATATCCGAGTTTCACACCAGCGGCAGTTCGGCCCGAATATTGGCCGTGCCACCAGGCAGCTATGAGATCATTATCAGTGAACAGAACACCAGCCTCCGGGGGGATTTTCAGGTTGCGCGGCACGGCACAACCGAGGTAGCCTTGCGTGACCTCGTGCCGATGCGACGGGAGATAACCCGGCTGCGAGGTTCCGGGGAAGAAGCAGGGGGATTTCGCTTCGCTGCCGGGGTGTTCCCTCCCCTTGAGTGGGAATGGTCAATCGGGGAACTGCATCCGCAGGATATCAACCTGGGGTTGTCTGCGGTATCATCCAGGGTACGCAACACTGCCGGTTTCAACCTGAGCGGCATTCATAGCTCACTTTCCGGCAACAATACCGGGCTGCAGATCAGCGGGGTTGCAGCCACCATTGCCGGGAACAGCCATGGTATGGCCGTCAGCGGCATATTTCAGGACATTGGCGGGAACAGTCTGGGGATCAGTGTCAGCGGTCTGTACAGTGTGATCGCCGGAACCTCGGTCGGGTTGCAGGCATCGGGGATATACACCCAGTCAGCCAGAACAATCGGGGTGCAGGCGGCACCATTTAATCGCAGCGACAAGGTAACCGGCGGGCAGATTGGACTGTTCAATCAGGCAGGCACGGTCTATGGGACCCAGATCGGGCTGGTGAACGTCGCTGACGACGTGTATGGGGTTCCAATCGGCCTGATAAACATCATCCATAACGGCATCAACGACGTTACCATCTGGTTCGAGGATGATGAACTGATCAAGCTGGGCGTGCGTAATGGCACCCGACATGTATACTCCCTTTTTTTTCTTGGACTGGATCGGGAAGATTCCTGGCGCGAACTGGATCATCTGATTATCGGGGCCGGTGCCGGGCTGCGCGTGAACCTGCCGGGGCCATTTGTAGTCGACAGTGACCTGAGTGTGGCCCGGGCAGCCCGCGGCAGCGAGACCCAGTACAGAATCAGTTCACTGGTTACCCCGGGAGAGGCACTGGTGTTTCCGGTATTGCGAATATCGGCCGGGATACATTTCGGTCGGCTCGGGTTTTATGCCGGGGCATCGATCTACGGGGATCCCGGTCTGTCAGGTCAGGCGGTCCGGGAATCCCGTTACCACATCAGCGAAGATCCGGCACATCTGGCTACCCCGTGGGGAGAAATCGGCCTGCATCCGCAGTTCTTTACCGGATTTACCTTCTGA
- a CDS encoding RNA polymerase sigma factor gives METTEIEALYRRYGPMVVRRCKAILRNEEAAFDAAQDVFMQLLRKRSRLDARGPSSLLYTIATNTCLNILRAQRRRGGQHAELHEELLRDHESAEETVLAGHFLERLFAVEDDTTRLIAMYHYLDGFTLEETAALVGMSVSGIRKRLRKLRSTSLALREE, from the coding sequence ATGGAAACAACCGAGATAGAGGCGTTGTACCGGAGGTACGGTCCCATGGTGGTTCGTCGCTGCAAGGCAATCCTTCGAAATGAAGAGGCTGCCTTCGATGCTGCCCAAGATGTGTTCATGCAGCTGCTGAGAAAGCGCAGCAGGCTTGATGCACGCGGCCCCTCCAGTTTGCTCTACACTATCGCCACCAACACCTGCCTCAATATCCTGCGGGCCCAGCGACGCCGCGGCGGTCAACATGCTGAACTGCATGAAGAGCTGTTGCGAGACCATGAATCTGCCGAAGAGACGGTACTGGCCGGGCATTTCCTGGAGCGGTTGTTTGCGGTAGAGGATGATACAACCCGTTTGATCGCAATGTATCATTACCTGGACGGGTTCACCCTTGAGGAGACCGCAGCGCTTGTCGGGATGTCGGTTTCCGGGATACGCAAGCGGTTGCGAAAATTGCGCAGCACGAGCCTTGCGCTGCGGGAGGAATGA
- a CDS encoding 8-oxo-dGTP diphosphatase, with translation MIQFDTTTWNPHDLAVLCFIRSDEQLLLIRKKRGLGAGKINAPGGKCEPGELPIQTAIRETEEEVCVTPHQLEEYGTLRFIFADGYQLEGRIFIASAFSGDPAATDEADPFWCPVDRIPYDQMWEDDILWLPHVLAGNYIESGFVFDGDQMVMQSVHVCGSPAAHRLETAAASSPPGYTRAAAAILQDLRGCYAALQRAADQQPYLQLLSDIARQAGLTEFRAAVTSHAPGDSLYPTLQVPYLRAVSLLKEQIYLELVL, from the coding sequence GTGATACAATTCGATACTACAACCTGGAACCCCCACGATCTTGCCGTACTGTGCTTTATTCGATCGGATGAGCAGCTACTGCTTATCCGGAAAAAACGCGGGTTGGGTGCAGGCAAGATAAACGCACCTGGCGGCAAATGCGAGCCGGGTGAACTCCCGATCCAGACTGCCATACGCGAAACCGAGGAAGAGGTCTGTGTAACCCCACATCAACTGGAGGAGTACGGCACTCTCAGGTTCATCTTTGCAGACGGTTACCAGCTTGAGGGAAGGATCTTTATTGCATCGGCATTTTCGGGAGATCCGGCCGCTACCGATGAAGCCGACCCCTTCTGGTGCCCTGTTGACCGGATACCCTACGACCAGATGTGGGAAGACGATATCCTCTGGCTGCCGCATGTCCTGGCAGGGAACTATATCGAATCGGGGTTCGTGTTTGATGGTGACCAGATGGTGATGCAGTCGGTGCATGTATGCGGTTCGCCTGCGGCACACCGACTGGAGACAGCCGCCGCATCCTCCCCCCCCGGTTATACACGGGCCGCCGCTGCGATACTGCAGGATCTGCGGGGGTGCTATGCTGCCCTGCAACGTGCCGCTGACCAGCAGCCATATCTGCAGCTGTTATCAGATATAGCCCGCCAGGCCGGGTTGACTGAGTTCCGTGCAGCAGTGACCAGTCACGCCCCCGGGGATTCTCTGTACCCGACCCTGCAGGTACCGTATCTTCGTGCGGTTTCTCTTCTCAAGGAACAGATATACCTGGAATTGGTGTTATAA